In Deltaproteobacteria bacterium, a genomic segment contains:
- a CDS encoding bifunctional nuclease family protein translates to MTVRMNISGLTVDPMTNSPILILKEKDGDKVIPIWIGLLEATAIASELEKVRFSRPMTHDLYKNTTELLGAKVSRIEICDLKDNTYYALIHFEFQDKTLQIDARPSDAIAIALRAEAPIFVNEIVFQKSKNMEPHYKESVSGEEGKKWTEILEGLDPDDFGKYKM, encoded by the coding sequence ATGACAGTAAGAATGAACATCAGCGGACTGACCGTTGACCCGATGACCAACAGTCCGATCCTCATTCTGAAGGAGAAGGACGGGGATAAGGTAATCCCCATCTGGATCGGCCTACTCGAAGCTACGGCCATTGCCAGCGAACTGGAAAAGGTGCGTTTTTCAAGGCCCATGACCCATGACCTGTATAAGAACACCACGGAACTGCTGGGTGCGAAAGTGTCGCGTATAGAGATATGCGACTTGAAAGACAACACCTACTATGCATTGATCCATTTTGAATTTCAGGATAAGACCCTGCAGATTGACGCGCGCCCATCGGATGCCATTGCCATTGCCCTGCGGGCCGAAGCGCCTATTTTTGTGAACGAGATCGTGTTCCAGAAATCGAAAAACATGGAACCTCATTATAAGGAATCCGTAAGCGGCGAAGAGGGCAAGAAATGGACCGAGATCCTCGAGGGGCTCGATCCCGATGATTTCGGAAAATACAAAATGTAA
- a CDS encoding histidinol phosphate phosphatase domain-containing protein — protein sequence MIDLHTHSLFSDGELLPSELIRRIDAMNYEYLAITDHGDDSNLDWIIPRVVKVTQRVNRYAAVQTIPGVELTHVPPPLISELAGEAYKLGAKLVLVHGETIVEPVAEGTNLAAIQAKVDILAHPGLITEEEARMAAANGVCLEISARKGHSLGNGRVARMAKKAGARLVLNTDAHAPGDLIGSHFARQVVLGAGLTEADFEEMLSNSRSLARTALGV from the coding sequence ATGATAGATCTTCATACCCATTCCCTCTTTAGCGACGGTGAGTTGCTTCCTTCTGAACTGATTCGGCGTATCGACGCCATGAACTACGAGTACCTGGCCATCACCGATCACGGCGACGATTCGAATCTGGACTGGATTATACCGCGAGTGGTCAAGGTGACGCAGCGGGTCAATCGATATGCCGCCGTACAAACCATCCCCGGTGTTGAATTGACTCACGTCCCGCCTCCACTGATTTCCGAGTTGGCCGGAGAGGCGTACAAGTTGGGGGCTAAACTGGTGTTGGTCCATGGCGAGACCATCGTTGAGCCTGTGGCCGAGGGAACCAATCTTGCCGCCATTCAGGCGAAAGTGGATATCCTGGCTCACCCGGGACTGATTACCGAAGAGGAAGCCCGAATGGCTGCTGCGAACGGAGTCTGTCTGGAGATCAGCGCCCGAAAGGGACATAGCCTGGGAAATGGGAGGGTGGCGCGGATGGCGAAAAAAGCCGGCGCCAGGCTGGTTCTCAATACGGACGCCCATGCTCCCGGAGACCTGATTGGAAGCCATTTTGCCCGGCAAGTGGTGCTCGGAGCAGGCTTGACCGAGGCGGATTTCGAGGAAATGCTCTCCAATTCCAGGTCCTTGGCTCGAACAGCATTGGGCGTGTGA
- the miaB gene encoding tRNA (N6-isopentenyl adenosine(37)-C2)-methylthiotransferase MiaB, with product MTKRFHITTFGCQMNEYDSSKVANILAPVGYIRTDEIREADLILINTCSVREKAEQKVYSLLGRLKRFKQRKPSTLIGVGGCVAQQKGESLLDRVGHLDFVFGTHAFFDLPQILAELSNGTKRLCYTDLHYRFEENPAAQPGSACETGVKGLITIMRGCDNFCTFCVVPYVRGREVSRSAESILNEATGLLRAGVKEITLLGQNVNSYLSPDEQLGFSELLERMNELDGLQRIRFTTSHPKDLSPALVSAFGRLSKLCPHIHLPLQSGSNRILKRMNRRYTREDYLTKIEDLRKVCPDISITTDLIVGFPGESEEDFQETLDMLQMVKFDGAFSFKYSDRVPAKAVRFEDKISEETKSRRLRSLQAIQKKITMERNMRFERRIEWVLVESRNKRNPLQLTGRIAGNQIVNFEGSEDLIGQIVPIRIEEGLLHSLRGRPALFTCQGGAP from the coding sequence GTGACTAAACGGTTTCACATAACTACCTTCGGTTGCCAGATGAATGAGTACGACTCGTCGAAAGTCGCCAACATTCTGGCGCCGGTGGGCTACATCCGGACGGACGAGATCAGGGAAGCGGACCTGATCCTGATCAACACGTGCAGTGTCAGAGAAAAAGCCGAGCAGAAGGTTTACAGCCTCTTGGGCCGATTGAAACGATTCAAGCAACGAAAGCCTTCCACCCTCATAGGAGTGGGAGGATGCGTCGCTCAACAGAAAGGTGAAAGTCTTCTTGATCGGGTGGGACACTTGGACTTTGTGTTCGGGACGCACGCTTTTTTTGACTTGCCCCAAATTTTGGCCGAATTGTCGAACGGCACGAAGCGGTTATGTTATACTGATCTCCACTACAGGTTCGAAGAGAACCCAGCTGCGCAGCCTGGCTCCGCCTGCGAGACGGGAGTCAAAGGATTGATCACCATCATGCGGGGGTGCGACAACTTCTGCACATTCTGCGTGGTTCCGTACGTTCGGGGTCGGGAGGTGAGCCGGTCGGCGGAAAGCATTTTGAACGAAGCAACGGGTTTGCTGCGGGCCGGGGTCAAGGAGATTACCCTGTTGGGACAAAACGTCAATTCCTACCTGTCCCCGGACGAGCAGTTGGGGTTTTCGGAGTTGCTCGAACGGATGAACGAGTTGGACGGGCTTCAAAGGATCCGGTTTACCACCTCTCATCCAAAGGATTTGTCGCCGGCCTTGGTTTCCGCATTCGGAAGATTGTCGAAGCTCTGCCCGCATATACATCTGCCGCTGCAAAGCGGCTCCAACCGAATCTTAAAACGAATGAATCGGCGTTACACGCGCGAAGACTATCTGACCAAGATCGAGGATCTTCGAAAGGTTTGCCCTGATATCAGTATTACTACGGATCTTATCGTTGGTTTCCCAGGAGAATCGGAGGAGGATTTCCAGGAGACGCTGGATATGCTCCAAATGGTGAAGTTCGATGGCGCCTTTTCATTCAAGTATTCCGACCGCGTACCGGCCAAGGCCGTACGATTTGAGGACAAAATCTCCGAAGAAACAAAAAGCCGACGACTTCGTTCGCTTCAGGCGATCCAGAAAAAGATCACCATGGAACGCAATATGAGGTTCGAACGAAGGATCGAGTGGGTGCTGGTCGAGAGCCGCAATAAAAGAAATCCGCTTCAACTGACGGGCAGGATCGCCGGGAATCAGATCGTCAACTTTGAAGGATCCGAGGATCTCATAGGCCAAATCGTCCCAATCCGGATTGAAGAAGGGCTTCTGCACTCGCTTCGAGGGAGACCCGCATTATTCACCTGCCAAGGAGGGGCGCCATGA